Proteins encoded by one window of Mus musculus strain C57BL/6J chromosome 10, GRCm38.p6 C57BL/6J:
- the Cd24a gene encoding signal transducer CD24 precursor: MGRAMVARLGLGLLLLALLLPTQIYCNQTSVAPFPGNQNISASPNPSNATTRGGGSSLQSTAGLLALSLSLLHLYC, translated from the exons ATGGGCAGAGCGATGGTGGCCAGGCTAGGGCTGGGGTTGCTGCTTCTGGCACTGCTCCTACCCACGCAG atttactgCAACCAAACATCTGTTGCACCGTTTCCCGGTAACCAGAATATTTCTGCTTCCCCAAATCCAAGTAACGCTACCACCAGAGGGGGTGGCAGCTCCCTGCAGTCCACAGCTGGtctcctggctctctctctctctcttctacatcTCTACTGTTAG